A genomic region of Capnocytophaga canimorsus contains the following coding sequences:
- a CDS encoding DUF3098 domain-containing protein translates to MTEKNKHHSELIFKRENYIIMIIGLAVIALGFILMSGGGSDNPEVFDDSVFNFQRIRLAPTLVLIGFAIEVVAILYNPKKKQK, encoded by the coding sequence ATGACAGAGAAGAATAAACATCATTCAGAATTGATTTTCAAACGTGAAAATTACATTATTATGATTATCGGATTAGCCGTTATCGCTTTAGGATTTATACTAATGAGCGGTGGTGGTAGCGATAATCCTGAAGTTTTTGATGATTCGGTATTTAATTTTCAACGCATACGTCTGGCTCCTACCTTAGTTTTGATAGGTTTTGCTATTGAAGTGGTAGCTATTTTGTATAATCCAAAGAAAAAACAAAAGTAA
- a CDS encoding cell division protein FtsX — translation MAKSIDKFNKRRLITSYFSVTLSITLVLFLLGLLGFLLLNAQRLANYFKEQVSVSISLKDDAKEADVLHLQKTLSVAEFAKSVRFVSKEEAAEQFSQEIGEDFLSFIGVNPLQNSIDLSLKAEYAEPGKMEEIAKEIGQNPFVTEVTYDKPLVALIHENVEKISLIILIISGLFTIIAILLINSSIRLSIYSKRFTIKTMQLVGATRGFIRRPFIITNVRLGIYGAVFAMLLLYGCISYLNNSFPEFGLMTDRSITIMVFSSILIIGILITWLSTFFAAQRFLNLNTNDLYY, via the coding sequence GTGGCTAAATCAATAGATAAATTCAACAAAAGAAGACTGATAACTTCGTACTTTTCAGTCACTTTAAGCATAACATTAGTGCTTTTTTTGCTCGGATTGCTCGGGTTTTTACTCCTCAATGCCCAACGTTTGGCAAACTATTTCAAAGAGCAAGTTTCTGTAAGTATTTCCTTAAAAGACGACGCCAAAGAAGCCGATGTACTTCATCTGCAAAAAACACTTTCGGTTGCTGAATTTGCCAAATCCGTTCGATTTGTTTCTAAGGAAGAAGCTGCCGAACAATTCAGCCAAGAAATTGGAGAGGATTTTTTATCATTTATTGGTGTGAATCCGCTACAAAATTCTATTGATTTGAGTTTGAAGGCAGAATATGCCGAACCTGGAAAGATGGAAGAAATTGCTAAAGAAATCGGTCAAAATCCATTCGTTACGGAGGTAACTTACGATAAACCTTTGGTGGCTTTAATCCACGAAAATGTAGAAAAAATAAGCCTCATCATTCTCATTATAAGCGGCTTATTCACCATAATTGCCATATTACTCATCAACTCATCAATACGTCTTTCCATTTATTCGAAGCGCTTCACCATAAAAACGATGCAATTGGTAGGAGCTACACGCGGATTTATTCGTCGTCCGTTTATTATAACCAATGTTCGCTTAGGAATTTACGGTGCTGTATTTGCAATGTTGCTTTTGTATGGTTGCATCAGCTATTTAAACAATAGTTTCCCTGAATTCGGACTAATGACTGACCGTAGTATTACCATTATGGTTTTTTCAAGTATTTTGATTATCGGCATTTTGATTACTTGGTTAAGCACTTTTTTTGCTGCACAACGTTTTCTAAACCTGAATACCAACGACTTATATTACTAA
- a CDS encoding undecaprenyl-diphosphate phosphatase yields the protein MNTLEAIIIAIVEGLTEYLPISSTAHMIFTSSLMGIQEDKFVKMFQLCIQFGAILAVVTLYWKKFFDFSRWQFYAKLALAVIPALILGKLFDEKIEKVMGEPIYIAFVLVLGGIVLLFVDKLFKTQPIDCEEKIGFKRALIIGFWQCLAMMPGTSRSAASIIGGMQQKLTRETAAEFSFFLAVPTMLAVMVYSLFLKTWTENEIPLKGYEFLMNSTDQLGLFILGNVIAYIVAILAIKGFVNTIKKYGFKIWGYYRIVVGILLILYFTQQQ from the coding sequence ATGAACACGTTAGAGGCAATCATCATCGCTATCGTTGAAGGACTTACAGAATATCTCCCCATTTCATCAACTGCCCATATGATTTTTACAAGTTCGTTAATGGGCATTCAGGAAGATAAATTTGTAAAGATGTTTCAATTATGCATCCAGTTTGGAGCTATTTTAGCAGTGGTTACCCTTTATTGGAAAAAATTCTTTGATTTTTCTCGATGGCAGTTTTATGCCAAATTAGCCTTGGCAGTAATCCCCGCTCTGATACTAGGTAAGCTATTTGATGAAAAGATAGAAAAAGTAATGGGTGAACCCATATATATTGCTTTTGTGTTGGTCTTAGGCGGTATCGTTTTGCTATTCGTCGATAAATTGTTTAAAACCCAACCTATTGACTGCGAAGAAAAAATCGGATTTAAGCGTGCCTTAATCATCGGTTTTTGGCAATGTTTGGCAATGATGCCTGGAACCAGCCGTTCTGCAGCTTCCATTATTGGTGGGATGCAACAGAAACTCACCCGCGAAACAGCCGCCGAATTTTCGTTTTTTCTGGCTGTGCCTACTATGCTTGCCGTAATGGTTTATTCTTTATTTTTAAAGACTTGGACAGAAAATGAAATCCCACTTAAGGGCTACGAATTTTTGATGAACAGCACCGACCAATTAGGTCTTTTCATCTTAGGAAATGTTATCGCTTATATCGTAGCCATACTGGCAATCAAGGGCTTTGTAAACACCATCAAAAAATACGGATTTAAAATTTGGGGATACTATCGTATCGTAGTCGGGATTTTGCTTATTCTCTATTTTACTCAACAACAATAG
- a CDS encoding TatD family hydrolase, whose product MNITDTHTHLYSEAFDEDRNEMIHRAISSGVSRFFIPAIDSTYVERMFELQKNFPKNIFLMAGLHPTHVKENYLEELSIVEKLLEEHTFYAIGETGIDLYWDKTFLSEQQKAFSKQIQLAKKHKLPIVIHCRDAFDEVFEVLESEKSDDLFGIFHCFSGNEAQAQRAISYGLKLGIGGVVTFKNGKIDTFLKNINLKHIVLETDAPYLAPVPYRGKRNESAYIVEVVKKLSSIYALPETEIARITTENSKSVFRI is encoded by the coding sequence ATGAATATTACCGATACCCACACACATCTATATAGTGAAGCTTTCGATGAGGATAGAAATGAAATGATACACCGAGCCATTTCCTCAGGGGTAAGTCGTTTTTTTATCCCAGCCATTGATTCTACGTATGTGGAACGAATGTTTGAGTTGCAGAAAAATTTCCCGAAAAACATCTTTTTGATGGCAGGCTTACACCCTACACACGTCAAAGAAAACTATTTGGAGGAATTATCTATTGTCGAAAAGTTACTCGAAGAACATACTTTTTATGCCATAGGCGAAACGGGAATCGACCTATATTGGGATAAAACTTTTCTTTCAGAACAACAAAAAGCCTTTAGTAAACAAATACAACTGGCAAAAAAACACAAACTGCCCATCGTTATTCACTGTCGTGACGCCTTTGATGAAGTCTTTGAAGTACTTGAAAGCGAAAAATCAGATGATTTATTCGGGATTTTTCATTGTTTTTCGGGCAATGAAGCACAAGCACAACGAGCCATCTCATACGGTTTAAAATTAGGTATTGGCGGTGTGGTTACTTTCAAAAACGGAAAAATAGATACCTTTTTAAAAAATATCAATTTAAAGCATATTGTTTTAGAAACTGATGCTCCGTACTTGGCACCCGTGCCCTATCGTGGAAAACGCAATGAAAGTGCCTATATTGTTGAGGTGGTCAAAAAACTTTCAAGCATATACGCACTTCCCGAAACAGAAATTGCACGTATTACCACGGAAAACTCCAAAAGTGTTTTTAGAATTTAA
- a CDS encoding retropepsin-like aspartic protease → MTSLKKILKEQGYSAIELLPTKTLHLELKVSINGVEGRFLLDTGASNTCLGLDSIDFFNLQTDFSEIKAAGAGASEMDTQISLKNTLEIGKWKRKNVSLVLFDLSHVNNALQRYDTQPIHGIIGADILKKGKAIIDYPKKTLFLK, encoded by the coding sequence ATGACTTCATTGAAGAAAATTCTTAAGGAACAAGGCTATAGCGCTATTGAATTGTTACCCACTAAAACATTGCATTTGGAGCTGAAAGTCAGTATCAATGGGGTAGAGGGACGCTTTTTGTTAGATACAGGAGCCTCTAATACGTGTTTGGGACTGGATAGTATTGATTTTTTTAATTTGCAGACCGATTTTTCGGAAATTAAGGCTGCTGGAGCTGGAGCAAGTGAAATGGACACCCAAATTTCACTTAAAAATACACTTGAAATCGGGAAATGGAAACGAAAAAATGTTTCCTTAGTATTATTTGATTTAAGCCACGTGAACAACGCTTTGCAACGATATGATACCCAGCCCATTCACGGAATCATCGGTGCTGATATTCTCAAAAAAGGCAAAGCAATTATAGATTATCCTAAAAAAACACTTTTTTTGAAATAA